A portion of the Drosophila innubila isolate TH190305 chromosome 3L unlocalized genomic scaffold, UK_Dinn_1.0 0_D_3L, whole genome shotgun sequence genome contains these proteins:
- the LOC117787072 gene encoding uncharacterized protein LOC117787072 has protein sequence MSSNRLYHCGFILIGLLFLLLAVQLSNAVLFFPRGGSIGLLSAVAIPLDLTYRNVYVAFNFESNYGLPSNESYNQWIDRWDLDEGFLGIGSDVTPIDGRNAGDHNDNPEKRSISKPPRFTRHDFYRAIVNYLGQYGYNGSACLLRTICEVSAAPLDAHNGVLGTIFKILFIPTTSSAELRLQHVDSLYVASELGTRDLDCADCVAGCPHSMLDMISVLL, from the exons ATGAGTTCAAACCGCTTGTATCATTGTGGCTTCATTCTCATTGGATTATTATTTCTGCTTCTCGCTGTTCAGCTGAGCAATGCTGTGTTGTTCTTTCCACGTGGCGGTTCTATTGGA TTATTATCCGCAGTTGCAATTCCTCTGGATCTGACGTATCGCAATGTATATGTGGCTTTTAATTTTGAGTCAAACTATGGTTTGCCCTCGAATGAATCTTATAATCAGTGGATTGACAGG TGGGATCTGGACGAGGGATTCCTGGGCATTGGCAGCGATGTGACACCCATTGACGGACGCAATGCTGGCGACCACAATGATAACCCAGAGAAACGCTCAATTTCAAAACCTCCCCGCTTCACACGTCACGACTTCTATCGAGCGATTGTTAACTATTTGGGTCAGTATGGTTACAATGGTAGCGCCTGTTTACTGCGGACAATCTGCGAAGTCAGCGCTGCTCCACTGGATGCCCACAACGGCGTATTGGGTACCATATTCAAAATTCTATTCAT ACCAACAACAAGCTCCGCCGAATTACGATTACAACATGTGGATAGTCTCTATGTGGCCTCCGAGCTTGGCACGCGCGACTTGGACTGTGCTGATTGCGTGGCTGGATGTCCACACAGCATGCTGGACATGATAAGCGTTTTGCTCTGA
- the LOC117788417 gene encoding uncharacterized protein LOC117788417 translates to MVFFPRGGSIGVGAAVAIPLDLTYRNVFMAFNFGSNYGLPANDSYNQWIDRWDLDEGFLGIGSDVTPIDGRNAGDHSDNPEKRSISKPPRFTRHDFYRAIVNYLGQYGYNGSACLLRTICEVSAAPLDAHNGVLGTIFKILFIPTTSSAELRLQHVDSLYVASELGTRDLDCAGYVAGCPQSMLDMISVLL, encoded by the exons ATGGTTTTCTTTCCACGTGGCGGCTCCATAGGAGTAGGAGCCGCAGTGGCCATTCCATTGGATCTGACGTATCGCAATGTGTTCATGGCTTTCAACTTTGGTTCCAACTATGGTTTGCCTGCGAATGATTCATATAATCAGTGGATTGATAGG TGGGATCTGGACGAGGGATTCCTGGGCATTGGCAGCGATGTGACACCCATAGACGGACGCAATGCTGGCGACCACAGTGATAACCCAGAGAAACGCTCAATTTCGAAACCTCCACGCTTTACACGTCATGACTTTTATCGTGCGATTGTTAACTATTTGGGTCAGTACGGTTACAATGGTAGCGCCTGTTTACTGCGGACAATCTGCGAAGTCAGCGCTGCTCCACTGGATGCCCACAACGGCGTGTTGGGTACCATATTCAAAATTCTATTCAT ACCAACAACAAGCTCCGCCGAATTACGATTACAGCATGTGGATAGTCTCTATGTGGCCTCCGAGCTTGGCACGCGCGACTTGGACTGTGCTGGTTACGTGGCTGGATGTCCACAGAGCATGCTGGACATGATAAGCGTTCTGCTCTAA
- the LOC117787069 gene encoding uncharacterized protein LOC117787069: MTFKLCAVSLAYLATVVAYNESYSYTQHGESDLLVRKARWLPLIYPRSHPARFKFIAGFGIPVDDLDIESITTGYVLKAHYYLPNRAKQIRTKDLVDITDREFKDNATIFQKTMQKTDKQLGVATRVLEEATQAWDGYRWAIYQSFESMALRMHLNGRQCVLKSICESSAAPFDDRNGLLGELLHILLTPSSSKDPLSEHTDNDYLQAERLGHAGVDCDTVYAKCAKSLLEHFTDVHHLGSEFLKILG, encoded by the exons ATGACATTCAAACTGTGCG CTGTAAGCTTGGCCTATTTGGCTACAGTTGTAGCCTATAATGAAAGCTATTCTTATACCCAACATGGCGAAAGTGATCTTTTGGTGCGAAAGGCACGCTGGTTGCCCTTGATCTATCCCCGATCCCATCCTGCCAGATTTAAA TTTATAGCTGGTTTTGGTATACCAGTAGATGATCTTGACATTGAGTCTATTACCACTGGTTATGTTTTGAAGGCTCATTATTATTTGCCCAACAGAGCCAAGCAAATACGCACAAAGGATCTCGTTGATATAACTGATCGGGAATTTAAGGATAATGCGACCATATTTCAGAAAACTATGCAGAAAACTGATAAGCAGCTGGGAGTTGCCACAAGGGTCCTAGAAGAGGCCACACAGGCTTGGGATGGATATCGCTGGGCTATATATCAGAGTTTTGAAAGCATGGCCTTGCGTATGCACCTAAATGGACGCCAGTGTGTCCTGAAAAGTATTTGCGAAAGCTCCGCAGCGCCATTTGATGATCGAAACGGTCTGCTGGGAGAGCTACTACACATACTCCTTAC tccaTCTAGTTCAAAGGATCCTCTGTCAGAGCACACAGATAACGATTATCTACAGGCTGAAAGATTGGGTCATGCGGGCGTCGATTGTGATACGGTTTATGCGAAATGCGCGAAATCCCTTTTGGAGCACTTCACTGATGTACATCATTTGGGTAGcgaatttctaaaaatattggGTTGA
- the LOC117787071 gene encoding uncharacterized protein LOC117787071: protein MKSRTVRNIASCLHLIVVCNLLSNTTADYGSLSKHERSKRAPIPWLIFPTTSPTRVQFIGGIGIPLEDLEYEAVTTGYVLKAEYWLPETPDALRTPTALPINQVPTLGSVGARRRRPMFENFLVSADDLGKSTKKLLTRTNKVLSSYRWTVYKGLEGLAKRLGYQGRICVLKSICEVAEEPFHFTNGLIAELLHILLTPSSSVDKLSEHADNEYYYAEKVGQSGAGCERVFKECRRSLLQHFSELHDNLDKLMQLTIKTK from the exons ATGAAATCGAGAACAGTGCGGAATATAGCTAGTTGTCTACATCTGATAGTGGTCTGTAATTTGTTATCCAATACGACAGCTGATTATGGCAGTCTATCAAAGCACGAACGTAGCAAAAGAGCGCCAATACCATGGCTTATATTTCCAACAACTTCACCCACTCGCGTACAG TTCATCGGTGGAATTGGTATACCGCTAGAAGATCTGGAGTACGAGGCAGTTACAACGGGTTATGTGCTCAAAGCGGAATATTGGCTACCGGAAACGCCGGATGCTCTGCGTACGCCAACCGCTTTACCAATTAATCAGGTACCCACATTGGGATCTGTGGGAGCACGCAGACGTCGTCCCATGTTTGAGAACTTTCTTGTGAGTGCCGATGATCTTGGCAAGAGCACAAAGAAGCTGCTGACACGGACCAACAAAGTGCTGAGTAGTTATCGCTGGACGGTCTACAAGGGTCTGGAGGGATTGGCGAAACGCTTGGGCTATCAGGGTCGCATTTGTGTCCTCAAAAGTATTTGCGAGGTCGCTGAAGAACCTTTCCACTTTACAAACGGACTTATTGCGGAACTTCTGCACATACTTTTAAC CCCTTCATCATCGGTTGATAAGCTGTCTGAGCATGCGGATAATGAGTATTATTATGCTGAGAAGGTGGGACAATCGGGTGCTGGCTGTGAGCGTGTTTTCAAAGAGTGTCGTCGAAGTTTGTTGCAACACTTTAGCGAATTACACGACAATCTGGATAAACTAATGCAATTGACAataaaaactaagtaa